The Brasilonema sennae CENA114 genome includes a region encoding these proteins:
- a CDS encoding S8 family peptidase: MSDKQSLHPLADREQLSNSNNLGAKFEGFFLQMVLPGLEDRVREIVTKTLGSNWKLKSIGDNRTEFEVSKKANTLSVKEAWEKTYHLRSQPGVVDAQPLFAVPLPSSDWNQQSKQTVATFQTAVDESSDVEWSLKQLRVLETWSRFFPDPNLPPGHGVVIGLPDTGYTKHPEIVANLLLKESYDFLKNDKDPTDELETHLGEIINNPGHGTSTTSVMISQRGAQSNYPTGKSVTGVAPGAKVVPLRVSYSVVLLSVTNLADAIEYAATHGVHVLSISLGTGLFNQRLRTAITYAQKRGVIIVAAAGTMIPYVVWPAAYDEVIAVAGSNPKREIWWGSSRGSQVDVTAPGDSIWYAKTDKENGEFKYNVLQGSGTSFSAPLVAGVAALWLSYHGRDQLIQRYGAEKIPFIFNQILRDSCEKFPTWKPNLFGEGIVNAEKVLAAPLPDNVTNSVIAPAFALTAHPSIDNGRLDTFVHLFGQQLSDSQVDGNFAEISRDNAKLRSSLAKLLQTTETELPKRLKEVGQELAFYFAVNPELYKQFAAALSSKQPSGTQLEPKTLTESPKPRNLDQIREKLLSQGVSKVLQTKLS, encoded by the coding sequence ATGAGCGATAAGCAAAGCTTGCATCCATTGGCAGATCGCGAGCAACTCAGCAACTCAAATAACTTGGGTGCTAAGTTTGAAGGTTTTTTTCTCCAGATGGTTCTGCCGGGATTGGAAGACAGAGTTCGAGAAATTGTTACCAAAACACTGGGTTCAAATTGGAAGCTTAAATCGATTGGAGATAATCGTACCGAGTTTGAAGTCAGCAAAAAAGCAAATACACTATCAGTCAAAGAAGCTTGGGAGAAAACATATCATCTGCGTTCTCAACCGGGCGTTGTGGATGCACAGCCATTATTTGCTGTTCCTCTACCGTCTTCTGACTGGAATCAACAGTCAAAACAGACAGTTGCAACTTTTCAAACAGCTGTAGACGAAAGCAGTGATGTAGAGTGGAGTCTCAAGCAGCTTCGAGTTTTAGAGACATGGTCACGCTTTTTTCCTGATCCGAATCTACCACCAGGACATGGGGTTGTCATTGGGCTTCCTGATACAGGTTACACGAAACATCCAGAAATTGTGGCAAATCTACTCCTGAAAGAAAGTTACGATTTTCTCAAAAACGACAAAGACCCAACAGACGAACTCGAAACACATCTAGGCGAAATTATAAACAATCCAGGTCACGGCACATCAACAACCAGTGTCATGATCAGCCAAAGAGGCGCACAAAGCAATTACCCAACCGGAAAATCTGTAACGGGAGTCGCACCTGGTGCCAAAGTTGTACCCCTTCGAGTCTCATACTCAGTCGTTTTATTGAGTGTAACTAATCTTGCTGACGCGATTGAGTACGCGGCTACTCATGGTGTCCATGTTCTTTCAATTAGCTTAGGAACTGGATTGTTCAACCAGCGTCTGCGGACTGCGATCACATATGCTCAAAAACGCGGCGTCATTATTGTAGCAGCCGCTGGTACTATGATTCCCTACGTAGTTTGGCCTGCTGCTTATGACGAAGTTATTGCTGTTGCTGGTAGTAATCCTAAACGTGAGATTTGGTGGGGTTCATCACGGGGAAGTCAAGTAGATGTGACTGCCCCTGGGGACTCAATTTGGTATGCAAAAACCGATAAGGAGAATGGTGAGTTCAAATATAATGTTCTGCAAGGCTCTGGTACTTCATTTTCTGCACCACTAGTGGCGGGTGTGGCTGCTTTGTGGTTATCCTATCATGGACGCGACCAACTCATCCAACGTTATGGAGCGGAAAAGATTCCCTTCATTTTTAATCAGATTCTGCGTGACAGTTGTGAGAAATTTCCAACATGGAAGCCCAATCTCTTTGGTGAAGGTATTGTCAATGCAGAGAAAGTACTTGCTGCACCACTACCTGATAATGTCACTAATTCAGTCATTGCACCAGCGTTTGCCCTAACAGCACATCCATCTATAGATAACGGCAGACTCGATACGTTTGTCCATCTCTTCGGGCAGCAACTATCAGACAGTCAAGTTGATGGTAATTTTGCTGAAATAAGTCGAGATAACGCTAAGCTACGATCTTCTCTTGCAAAACTGTTACAAACAACAGAAACAGAATTACCAAAGCGATTGAAAGAGGTAGGACAAGAGCTAGCTTTTTACTTTGCTGTTAACCCAGAGCTTTACAAGCAATTTGCAGCTGCTCTATCTAGTAAACAACCTTCTGGGACTCAACTGGAACCAAAAACTTTGACTGAGTCACCAAAACCAAGGAATTTGGATCAGATACGTGAGAAGTTGTTATCACAGGGTGTATCTAAAGTCCTGCAAACAAAACTGAGTTAA
- a CDS encoding alkaline phosphatase family protein: protein MRFFTHSRRWVFLTLFVIAVIVACTASPGKRSGQTTQQQATQHNMIIFVADGLRPTWINATDTPSMNEIRERGVKFTNSHSLFPTFTTANASAIATGHYLGDTGDFSNTIQVNAPVKSAKNSLVPFLENNAVLQEVNKQFGANYLNEQTLLEAARKSGFSTAAVGKIGPVLIQDVTLQKGEPTIIFDDATGTPTGISLSSEVSEQLAKNSLPTAAPSRGDNGKPGDSKTPGTKVANTTQQQYFADVTTKVILPMFKQRQKPFVLVYWSRDPDGTQHNHGDSLNQLVPGINGPTVQAARQNVDKNLAQIRTALKDLGLEESTNIFLTADHGFSTISKESKTSYSATLSYPEVPKGFIPPGFVAIDIAQELKLPLFDPDNKNATVDPSIGQFSKNSVIGKDPKKPDVIVAGNGGSDLLYLPNAANKKATAKKIVDLLLKQDYVSGIFVDDSLGEIPGTLSMEAIALRGAARTPKPSILVNFRSFDTGCGNPTACGAELADTGLQQGQGMHGSFSRADTFNTMAAIGPDFKQDYEDLAPASNADVAVTIAKVLKLKLSTQGKLVGRVLNEALVGGSDNIQYKSFTLKSLSAANGLKTILKYQTVGKTRYFDVAGFPGRTLGL, encoded by the coding sequence ATGCGGTTTTTTACACACAGTCGCCGGTGGGTATTCCTAACGCTTTTTGTGATTGCAGTTATCGTAGCGTGTACAGCATCGCCTGGAAAACGTTCTGGGCAAACAACACAACAGCAAGCAACACAACATAATATGATCATATTCGTTGCTGATGGGCTGCGTCCAACTTGGATTAATGCTACCGATACCCCAAGTATGAATGAGATACGGGAACGCGGTGTGAAGTTTACCAATAGTCACTCTTTGTTTCCGACTTTTACGACTGCTAATGCTTCGGCGATCGCCACCGGTCACTATTTAGGCGATACTGGTGACTTTAGCAATACTATCCAAGTCAATGCCCCGGTCAAAAGTGCCAAAAACAGCCTTGTCCCCTTTTTAGAAAACAATGCTGTTCTCCAAGAAGTGAACAAACAATTTGGTGCTAACTACCTCAACGAACAAACTCTGCTAGAAGCTGCAAGAAAATCAGGTTTCAGCACTGCAGCAGTCGGAAAAATTGGACCAGTTTTGATTCAAGATGTGACTTTGCAAAAAGGTGAACCAACGATCATTTTTGATGACGCCACTGGGACACCCACAGGAATTTCCTTGAGTTCTGAAGTGAGTGAACAGCTTGCCAAAAACTCGTTACCAACAGCAGCACCTTCACGCGGTGACAATGGCAAACCGGGCGACAGCAAGACTCCTGGTACTAAAGTTGCCAATACAACTCAGCAGCAATATTTTGCTGATGTGACGACTAAGGTGATTCTGCCAATGTTCAAGCAACGGCAAAAACCCTTTGTATTAGTTTATTGGTCTCGTGATCCAGACGGTACACAGCATAATCACGGCGATAGCCTCAACCAGCTTGTTCCTGGTATTAATGGTCCGACAGTGCAAGCAGCGCGTCAGAATGTTGACAAAAACCTGGCTCAAATTCGCACTGCATTAAAGGATTTGGGTTTAGAAGAAAGCACAAATATATTCTTGACTGCTGACCACGGATTTTCGACTATTAGTAAGGAGAGTAAAACCAGTTATTCGGCGACGCTTTCTTATCCGGAGGTTCCAAAAGGTTTTATCCCACCTGGTTTTGTGGCGATTGATATTGCTCAGGAGTTGAAATTACCTCTGTTTGACCCAGATAATAAGAATGCAACTGTAGATCCTAGTATTGGACAGTTTTCTAAAAATAGTGTGATTGGGAAAGATCCCAAAAAACCAGATGTTATCGTTGCTGGTAATGGCGGTTCTGATTTACTTTACCTGCCAAATGCAGCAAACAAAAAAGCAACTGCCAAAAAGATTGTAGATTTGCTGCTGAAGCAGGACTATGTTAGTGGGATATTTGTGGATGATTCTTTGGGAGAAATTCCTGGGACTTTATCAATGGAGGCGATCGCTCTTCGAGGTGCAGCACGCACTCCCAAGCCATCCATCTTAGTCAACTTTCGTTCCTTCGATACAGGTTGCGGCAATCCTACAGCGTGTGGTGCGGAATTAGCCGATACAGGTTTGCAGCAAGGACAGGGAATGCACGGTAGTTTTAGTCGTGCTGATACTTTCAACACAATGGCAGCAATTGGACCTGACTTTAAACAAGACTATGAAGACTTAGCTCCTGCAAGTAATGCAGATGTGGCAGTCACCATAGCGAAAGTACTGAAATTGAAGTTGTCCACTCAAGGTAAACTAGTTGGTCGAGTGTTAAATGAAGCGCTAGTTGGTGGATCTGATAACATTCAGTATAAATCTTTTACGCTGAAATCTCTATCTGCTGCTAACGGTTTAAAAACCATCCTCAAGTATCAAACAGTAGGAAAAACTCGCTACTTTGATGTTGCTGGATTTCCAGGTCGTACCCTTGGACTATAG
- a CDS encoding ATP-binding protein has translation MARSLRIALQHIATIQSVLKENGYPSQQALALELGISSSTVKNFFSGQFIDCLNFIRISQKLKLEWRAIAHRELETQPQGLSAEQYYRLEKKRDTLQQEWNIRTEKVGRIRESLAIETSAADKFKSEQTLLYEEAELECLGHELNQIEAALESPPLKKKIVEKKQPPPPKPKTEETSPFITGSPITHPRYFFGRQKELKRLFDLLKRYPLQNAAIIGKRRIGKTSLLHYLKNITTTPLEQLRSGQKYDWLPHPENHKWIFVDFQDPRMAGRERLLSYILECLSLKVPTPCNLDYFMDIVSDNLHSPTVILLDEIGVGLQRCPELDDGFWESLRSLATNHTSGNLAFVLATHESPIELARNTGHSSPFFNIFGYTATLGALTETEARELIASSPIIFAKEDVEWILQQSQCLPLLLQILCRERLFNLEDGETDDWCEEGLRQIKPFAHLLERNRER, from the coding sequence ATGGCGCGATCGCTGAGAATTGCCTTACAGCACATTGCAACAATTCAGTCAGTTCTAAAAGAGAATGGCTATCCTAGCCAACAAGCTCTAGCTCTGGAACTAGGAATATCTTCATCCACTGTCAAAAATTTTTTCAGTGGTCAATTTATTGATTGTCTGAATTTTATCAGAATTAGCCAGAAATTAAAGCTAGAATGGCGAGCGATCGCACATAGAGAACTGGAAACTCAACCTCAAGGATTGAGCGCTGAGCAATACTATCGCTTGGAGAAGAAACGAGACACGCTTCAACAAGAGTGGAATATTCGGACCGAGAAAGTCGGGCGTATACGGGAAAGCTTGGCGATTGAAACTAGTGCAGCAGATAAGTTTAAATCAGAACAGACGTTGTTATATGAGGAAGCTGAACTAGAGTGTCTTGGACATGAGCTAAATCAAATTGAAGCAGCGCTGGAAAGTCCTCCACTCAAGAAAAAAATAGTTGAGAAAAAACAACCGCCTCCACCTAAACCAAAAACTGAGGAAACCTCACCTTTCATCACTGGTTCACCCATCACCCATCCTCGCTACTTTTTTGGACGACAAAAAGAACTCAAACGCCTTTTCGACTTACTCAAACGCTATCCCCTGCAAAACGCTGCAATTATCGGTAAGCGGCGCATTGGCAAAACTTCTCTACTACACTACCTGAAAAATATCACCACCACTCCACTAGAACAGTTGCGTTCTGGTCAAAAGTACGACTGGCTACCGCATCCAGAAAATCATAAGTGGATATTCGTAGACTTCCAAGACCCGCGCATGGCAGGTAGAGAAAGGTTATTGAGCTATATCCTCGAATGCCTGAGTTTAAAAGTGCCAACACCTTGTAATTTGGATTACTTCATGGATATAGTCAGCGATAATCTACATTCGCCCACAGTCATCTTACTGGATGAAATTGGCGTTGGCTTACAACGCTGTCCAGAATTAGATGATGGGTTTTGGGAGAGTTTGCGCTCATTAGCGACTAACCACACAAGCGGAAATCTGGCGTTTGTCTTAGCTACCCATGAGTCACCCATTGAACTTGCTCGCAATACAGGGCATAGTTCGCCTTTCTTCAATATTTTCGGTTATACCGCAACTTTGGGAGCGCTGACTGAGACAGAAGCACGGGAATTGATTGCTAGTTCACCTATTATTTTCGCTAAGGAAGATGTAGAGTGGATTTTGCAACAAAGTCAATGCTTACCACTCTTGCTGCAAATACTTTGTCGAGAAAGATTATTTAATCTAGAAGATGGGGAGACTGATGATTGGTGTGAGGAGGGATTGCGACAGATAAAACCATTTGCTCATTTGTTGGAAAGAAACAGGGAGAGGTGA
- a CDS encoding acetolactate synthase large subunit, with protein MNTAELLVQCLENEGVQYVFGLPGEENLHVLEALKHSSIQFITTRHEQGAAFMADVYGRLTGKAGVCLSTLGPGATNLMTGVADANLDGAPLVAITGQVGTDRMHIESHQYLDLVAMFAPVTKWNKQIVRPSITPELVRKAFKRAQSEKPGAVHIDLPENIAAMPAEGYPLRKDNIEKTFASFASIRAAAAAISQAVNPIILVGNGAIRDQASDAVTQFASQMNIPVVNTFMGKGVIPYTHSLALWSVGLQQRDFITCGFDSTDLVIAIGYDLIEFSPKKWNPDGRIPIIHVGVTPAEIDSSYIPNVEVVGNISDSLFEILKFADRDGKPNPHAISLRTNIRADYEEYANDDGFPIKPQKLIYDLRQVMGPEDIVISDVGAHKMWIARHYHCHSPNTCIISNGFAAMGIAIPGAVAAKLVHPNRKVIAATGDGGFMMNCQELETALRVGTPFVTLIFNDGGYGLVEWKQENYFGKGRSSFVHFGNPDFVKFAESMGLKGYRVESVTDFVPILKEALAQDVPAVIDCPVDYRENARFSRKAVELNCTV; from the coding sequence ATGAACACAGCTGAATTACTCGTACAGTGTTTGGAAAATGAAGGAGTGCAATACGTTTTCGGACTCCCTGGGGAAGAAAATCTACACGTTTTAGAAGCGCTGAAACATTCTTCCATTCAGTTTATTACCACCCGTCACGAACAAGGTGCAGCATTCATGGCAGATGTCTACGGACGTCTGACAGGAAAAGCAGGAGTTTGTCTTTCGACTCTTGGTCCTGGGGCAACAAACTTGATGACTGGGGTAGCAGATGCTAACCTTGATGGTGCCCCTTTGGTAGCAATCACTGGGCAAGTCGGTACAGATAGAATGCACATCGAATCTCATCAATATTTAGATTTGGTGGCGATGTTTGCCCCGGTGACAAAGTGGAATAAACAGATTGTGCGCCCCAGTATTACACCAGAACTTGTGCGCAAAGCATTTAAGCGGGCACAAAGTGAAAAACCAGGCGCAGTTCACATTGATTTGCCAGAAAATATTGCCGCCATGCCTGCAGAAGGCTATCCCTTACGTAAGGACAATATTGAAAAAACCTTCGCTTCTTTTGCAAGTATTAGGGCAGCAGCCGCAGCAATTTCCCAAGCAGTTAACCCAATTATTTTAGTTGGTAATGGGGCGATTCGCGACCAAGCAAGCGATGCCGTCACACAATTTGCCAGTCAGATGAACATTCCTGTTGTTAACACTTTCATGGGCAAAGGTGTGATTCCCTACACTCATTCCTTAGCTTTGTGGTCAGTAGGATTGCAACAGCGAGATTTCATTACCTGTGGTTTTGATAGCACAGATTTAGTGATTGCCATTGGCTACGATTTGATTGAGTTTTCCCCTAAAAAATGGAATCCCGATGGCAGAATTCCTATTATTCATGTAGGCGTAACCCCCGCAGAAATCGATAGTAGTTATATCCCTAATGTTGAAGTCGTAGGCAATATTTCTGATTCTTTGTTTGAAATCTTAAAGTTTGCAGATCGGGACGGTAAGCCTAATCCTCATGCTATCAGCCTACGAACAAATATTCGTGCTGACTACGAAGAATATGCCAATGATGACGGGTTTCCCATTAAACCTCAAAAGTTAATTTATGACTTGCGACAAGTGATGGGACCAGAAGATATCGTCATCTCAGACGTAGGCGCACATAAAATGTGGATTGCTCGTCATTATCACTGCCATAGTCCTAATACTTGCATTATATCCAATGGCTTTGCCGCAATGGGTATTGCAATTCCTGGGGCTGTAGCCGCAAAACTCGTGCATCCCAACCGCAAAGTTATCGCTGCAACAGGCGATGGTGGTTTTATGATGAATTGCCAGGAATTAGAAACAGCTTTACGTGTTGGTACACCCTTTGTCACCCTTATTTTCAATGATGGTGGTTACGGCTTAGTTGAGTGGAAGCAAGAAAATTACTTTGGTAAAGGCAGATCATCTTTTGTGCATTTTGGCAACCCCGATTTTGTAAAATTTGCTGAAAGCATGGGTCTAAAAGGTTACCGTGTTGAATCGGTTACTGATTTCGTTCCTATCCTGAAAGAGGCTTTGGCACAGGATGTTCCAGCAGTGATAGATTGTCCTGTTGACTACCGGGAGAATGCACGTTTCTCCAGAAAAGCCGTTGAGTTGAATTGTACGGTGTAG
- a CDS encoding AAA family ATPase codes for MERNPVEVQAAIKYLITRSKRCMIQSARIELDARRLERCVDVEAIRNVHLTQVAVEQQTLATPLLSLFSSISQDVDAALNQQSTYNQHLALRSVGQRLDAQLQQLQILLRSSDKYTPRFYPIAKYWREIVDNHLQELAEAVELGQEIDNPYIIGIPLNNQLEIFIGRISIALRIEQLLLDRRRPPLLLYGQRRMGKTSLLNNLGRLLPNTIIPMFVDLQAAPSSASDYAGFLYNLARGMVKSANTQRDLTLPPLTREAVATDPFTCFDEWLDQVEQALEPYTALLALDEFEVLDRAISKGRFDEQDVFGMLRHLIQHRPWFKVLLAGSHTIEEYQRWASYLINVQVVHISYLKEDEARQLIEHPVKDFTLRYEPDAVERVLQLTRCHPFLVQLLCGEIVALKNEQDPSVRRLATLADVEAAVPEALNSGSLFFADIQNNQVDAAGLAILKYLAAQGEGAIVSKNTILKQLPDISENAFKLLLQRELIEEVEDGFRFQVELIRRWFA; via the coding sequence ATGGAACGTAACCCAGTTGAGGTACAAGCTGCCATCAAATACCTGATTACCCGTAGTAAGCGGTGCATGATTCAATCTGCACGGATTGAACTGGATGCACGCAGGTTAGAACGCTGTGTTGATGTGGAAGCTATCCGTAACGTTCACCTCACACAAGTAGCTGTTGAACAACAGACTTTAGCGACCCCTTTGCTAAGCCTCTTCAGTAGTATTAGCCAAGATGTAGACGCTGCTCTCAATCAGCAGAGTACTTATAATCAACATCTTGCGCTCAGATCTGTTGGCCAGCGCTTAGATGCACAGTTACAACAGTTACAAATATTGCTCCGCAGTAGCGACAAATACACCCCCCGCTTCTACCCCATCGCCAAATATTGGCGTGAGATAGTGGATAATCATTTACAAGAACTTGCTGAAGCAGTCGAACTCGGGCAAGAAATTGACAATCCATACATTATTGGTATACCCCTAAATAACCAATTAGAAATCTTTATTGGACGTATTAGCATTGCATTACGTATTGAGCAATTACTACTAGATCGCCGTCGCCCACCCTTACTACTGTACGGTCAGCGGCGCATGGGCAAAACTTCCCTGCTCAACAACCTGGGACGCTTGCTACCTAATACCATCATTCCCATGTTTGTGGACTTGCAAGCAGCACCTTCATCAGCTAGTGACTATGCGGGTTTTCTCTACAACCTCGCTAGAGGGATGGTAAAATCAGCGAATACCCAAAGAGACTTGACCTTGCCACCCTTGACACGCGAAGCGGTAGCAACAGATCCATTCACCTGCTTTGATGAATGGCTTGATCAGGTAGAACAGGCACTAGAGCCGTATACCGCCTTGCTTGCCCTAGACGAGTTCGAGGTGCTAGACAGGGCTATATCCAAAGGACGCTTTGATGAGCAAGACGTTTTCGGAATGCTGCGTCACCTGATTCAACATCGTCCCTGGTTCAAAGTACTGCTGGCTGGCTCGCATACCATAGAAGAGTATCAGCGCTGGGCTAGCTACCTCATCAACGTCCAAGTGGTGCATATCAGCTACCTGAAAGAAGACGAAGCCCGTCAACTCATTGAGCATCCTGTCAAAGATTTTACCTTACGCTATGAACCTGATGCCGTGGAGCGAGTGCTACAACTTACCCGCTGTCACCCTTTCTTAGTACAATTGCTGTGTGGTGAAATTGTCGCCCTCAAAAACGAGCAAGACCCCTCAGTGCGACGATTAGCAACTTTAGCAGACGTGGAAGCTGCGGTTCCAGAAGCTTTGAATAGTGGCAGTTTATTTTTTGCAGATATTCAAAATAACCAAGTAGACGCTGCTGGGTTAGCTATCTTGAAATACTTGGCAGCACAAGGAGAAGGAGCAATAGTTAGTAAAAATACTATATTAAAACAACTTCCTGATATATCGGAAAACGCTTTTAAACTCTTGTTGCAACGCGAGTTGATTGAGGAAGTTGAGGACGGCTTTCGCTTCCAAGTGGAGTTGATTCGACGGTGGTTTGCTTAA
- a CDS encoding chlorophyll a/b-binding protein gives MTGRTYVVEEGNRLNSYAIEPKMYVNEEQTFGFTEYAELLNGRLAMIGFVSLIVLEVLTGHGLIDWIASL, from the coding sequence ATGACAGGACGCACTTACGTTGTAGAAGAAGGCAACAGATTAAACAGCTACGCCATTGAACCCAAAATGTACGTGAATGAAGAACAGACGTTTGGCTTCACTGAGTATGCAGAGCTACTTAATGGACGTTTAGCAATGATTGGCTTTGTCTCGCTCATAGTGCTCGAAGTTTTGACAGGACATGGTTTGATTGATTGGATCGCAAGTCTGTAA
- a CDS encoding NAD-dependent succinate-semialdehyde dehydrogenase, giving the protein MAIATINPATGELLKTFEPLNDAEIAEKLDLAQQAFEKYQKISFQERSVWMQKAAEILEQEKADFAKIMTLEMGKPFKAAIAEVEKCAHVCRYYAEHAAEFLADVSVKTDASHSFVKYQPLGIILAVMPWNFPFWQVFRFVAPALMAGNVGLLKHASNVPQCALAIEEIIQRAGFPTGVFQTLLIGAAKVADLMSDDRVKAATLTGSEPAGASLAAASGKQIKKTVLELGGSDPFIVLESADLEAAVTTATTARMLNNGQSCIAAKRFIVVETIADKFEKLLLEKFQALKIGDPMESETDLGPLATPDIIKDLDQQVQVGVKNGAKVLTGGHALSDRPGNYYPPTILTDISPDNPVAQEEFFGPVAMLFRVPDIDAAIKIANATPFGLGASAWTTNSQERDRLIEEIEAGSVFINGMVKSDPRLPFGGIKRSGYGRELSIQGIHEFVNVKTVWVK; this is encoded by the coding sequence ATGGCTATCGCCACAATTAATCCTGCAACTGGAGAGTTGCTGAAAACTTTTGAGCCATTAAACGATGCAGAAATTGCTGAGAAACTAGATTTGGCACAACAGGCTTTTGAGAAGTACCAGAAAATTTCTTTTCAAGAACGTTCTGTTTGGATGCAAAAAGCTGCTGAAATTTTAGAGCAAGAAAAAGCAGATTTTGCCAAGATTATGACGCTGGAGATGGGTAAGCCTTTCAAAGCGGCGATCGCCGAAGTAGAAAAATGTGCCCACGTCTGTCGTTACTACGCTGAACACGCTGCTGAATTCCTAGCTGATGTTAGTGTAAAAACCGATGCAAGCCATAGTTTTGTAAAATACCAACCACTAGGCATTATTCTCGCAGTCATGCCGTGGAATTTTCCCTTTTGGCAAGTGTTCCGATTTGTTGCACCTGCACTGATGGCAGGGAATGTTGGATTACTCAAACACGCTTCCAACGTTCCCCAGTGTGCTTTGGCAATAGAAGAAATTATACAAAGAGCAGGTTTCCCAACAGGCGTATTTCAAACTCTATTGATAGGTGCTGCCAAAGTTGCTGACTTGATGAGTGATGATCGAGTTAAAGCAGCTACATTGACAGGAAGCGAACCAGCAGGCGCAAGTTTGGCCGCAGCCTCAGGAAAACAAATTAAAAAAACCGTCCTAGAATTAGGAGGAAGTGATCCATTCATTGTATTGGAAAGTGCAGACCTAGAAGCAGCAGTTACCACCGCAACAACAGCGCGAATGTTGAATAACGGACAATCATGTATTGCAGCAAAACGTTTTATTGTTGTTGAGACAATAGCAGACAAGTTTGAAAAGCTACTATTAGAGAAATTTCAAGCGCTGAAAATTGGCGATCCGATGGAAAGCGAAACTGACTTGGGTCCATTGGCAACTCCTGATATTATCAAAGACTTAGACCAGCAGGTACAAGTCGGTGTCAAGAATGGGGCAAAAGTTTTAACAGGCGGACATGCTTTATCAGATCGTCCTGGTAACTACTATCCACCAACAATTCTCACGGATATTTCTCCAGATAATCCAGTAGCGCAGGAAGAATTTTTTGGTCCGGTGGCGATGTTATTTCGTGTACCGGATATTGACGCAGCGATAAAAATCGCAAACGCCACACCATTTGGCTTAGGCGCGAGTGCTTGGACAACAAACTCCCAAGAACGTGATCGCCTCATCGAAGAAATTGAAGCAGGTTCGGTATTTATCAACGGTATGGTAAAGTCCGATCCCCGCTTACCCTTTGGTGGGATCAAGCGTTCTGGATATGGCAGAGAATTGAGTATCCAAGGTATACATGAGTTCGTCAATGTGAAAACTGTGTGGGTGAAATAA
- a CDS encoding DUF7219 family protein: MKPQIDKHDFLYQTRSYHGNFTPEALVFNANLQEFATRVGYISNLQTLGKLSPQDANQQITELWERLQQSYSELGIDSNTETKGCV; this comes from the coding sequence ATGAAACCGCAAATAGACAAACATGACTTTCTTTATCAAACAAGAAGTTACCACGGTAACTTCACGCCAGAGGCTTTAGTGTTCAACGCTAATTTACAAGAATTTGCAACACGAGTTGGCTACATTAGCAATTTACAAACTCTTGGAAAGCTCTCTCCACAAGATGCCAACCAGCAAATAACTGAACTCTGGGAACGTTTACAACAAAGCTATTCAGAACTGGGGATTGATTCAAACACAGAAACTAAGGGTTGTGTGTAA